The Amycolatopsis sp. DG1A-15b genome window below encodes:
- a CDS encoding ABC transporter substrate-binding protein: MSPFPRARYAAALLALPVLLTACSAAGGEPAADAGPPKPGGTLRLGISSAPDCIDPQQAATNAAINVARQLVDSLTDQDPKTGEIKPWLAEKWEINADSTVFTFHLRSGATFSDGSPVDAAAVKTSFDGIKALGTKAQLGYGYLAAYRSSAVVDPQTVRLEFSAPSAQFLQASSTVSLGVLAPAAYRNTPEQRCQGTGLTGSGPFVFESLKQNQEIVLAKRKGYAWGSALFKHRGEAYLDKIDYKIVPEPGVRTGSLASGQLDAATDIQPVDEPQFTGNGFTENIRPNPGVVFNLHANTTRGVLTDEEVRLAVLKGVDRAEVVNTVLTPSYQAATSILGSATPLASDLSRQLAHDQKGAAALLDGDGWVPGPDGIRVKNGQKLSAPVVFSPVFNQNRSVLELIQQQLRKIGFDLRIEQHTTAETTQIQLSGDYDFLWYNVTRADPDILRSQFSTKAGNRSKLAPGNPLDGALDAQSSTVDLAKRKPSADEAQKLIVDHAYAIPVFELTQVVALSSQAHAVDFEASSRLQLFDAWLS; encoded by the coding sequence GTGTCCCCTTTCCCCCGTGCCCGCTACGCCGCGGCCCTGCTCGCCCTGCCCGTGCTGCTGACCGCCTGCTCCGCGGCGGGCGGTGAACCCGCGGCCGACGCGGGCCCGCCGAAGCCCGGCGGCACGCTGCGGCTCGGCATCTCGTCCGCGCCCGACTGCATCGACCCGCAGCAGGCCGCCACGAACGCGGCCATCAACGTCGCCCGTCAGCTGGTCGACTCGCTGACCGACCAGGACCCGAAGACCGGCGAGATCAAGCCGTGGCTGGCCGAGAAGTGGGAGATCAACGCCGACTCCACGGTGTTCACCTTCCACCTGCGTTCCGGCGCGACGTTCTCCGACGGCAGCCCGGTCGACGCGGCCGCCGTGAAGACGAGCTTCGACGGCATCAAGGCCCTCGGCACCAAGGCCCAGCTCGGCTACGGCTACCTGGCCGCGTACCGGAGTTCGGCGGTCGTCGACCCGCAGACCGTCCGCCTCGAGTTCTCCGCGCCCAGCGCGCAGTTCCTGCAGGCCAGCTCGACGGTCTCGCTCGGCGTCCTGGCGCCGGCGGCGTACCGGAACACGCCGGAACAGCGCTGCCAGGGCACCGGCCTGACCGGCTCCGGGCCGTTCGTGTTCGAAAGCCTGAAGCAGAACCAGGAAATCGTGCTGGCCAAGCGGAAGGGCTACGCCTGGGGCTCGGCGCTGTTCAAGCACCGGGGCGAGGCCTACCTGGACAAGATCGACTACAAGATCGTGCCCGAGCCCGGCGTCCGCACCGGCAGCCTCGCCTCCGGCCAGCTCGACGCGGCCACCGACATCCAGCCGGTCGACGAGCCGCAGTTCACCGGCAACGGCTTCACCGAGAACATCCGGCCCAACCCCGGCGTGGTCTTCAACCTGCACGCCAACACCACCCGCGGCGTGCTCACCGACGAGGAGGTGCGCCTGGCCGTGCTCAAGGGCGTCGACCGCGCCGAGGTCGTGAACACCGTGCTGACGCCCAGCTACCAGGCCGCCACGAGCATCCTCGGCTCGGCGACGCCGCTGGCCAGTGACCTCTCGCGTCAGCTCGCGCACGACCAAAAGGGCGCGGCCGCGCTGCTGGACGGCGACGGCTGGGTGCCCGGCCCCGACGGCATCCGCGTCAAGAACGGGCAGAAGCTGAGCGCGCCCGTCGTGTTCTCCCCGGTGTTCAACCAGAACCGCAGCGTGCTGGAACTGATCCAGCAGCAGCTCCGCAAGATCGGCTTCGACCTGCGGATCGAACAGCACACGACGGCCGAGACCACGCAGATCCAGCTGAGCGGTGACTACGACTTCCTCTGGTACAACGTGACCCGCGCCGATCCGGACATCCTGCGCAGCCAGTTCTCGACCAAGGCCGGCAACCGCAGCAAGCTCGCGCCGGGCAACCCCCTGGACGGTGCCCTGGACGCCCAGTCGTCCACTGTGGACCTCGCCAAGCGCAAGCCGTCCGCCGACGAGGCGCAGAAGCTGATCGTCGACCACGCCTACGCGATCCCGGTGTTCGAGCTGACCCAGGTCGTCGCGCTGAGTTCGCAGGCGCACGCCGTCGACTTCGAGGCGTCGTCACGGCTGCAGCTGTTCGACGCGTGGCTGTCGTGA
- a CDS encoding ABC transporter permease, which translates to MVDLATPARQAVRRPGLVVAVAVLAFVLLAAFVPGLLTGYDPISGVPAERLHGPSPRHLFGTDETGRDVYARVVHGASLSLRATAIAVLVALVAGSALGLLAGFRGGWADTVIMRVVDVFLAIPPILLSLALVTALGFGTTNVAVAVGIANLASFARVMRAEVLRVRNGVFVEAARASGVRWSGVLLRHVLPNAAGPVLALATLTLGTAVLEVSALSFLGFGATPPTPEWGALVAGGRSFLATAWWMTTFPGLTVAAVVLAANRLSRALDGGGR; encoded by the coding sequence GTGGTTGACCTCGCCACCCCCGCCCGCCAGGCGGTCCGGCGCCCCGGGCTCGTGGTCGCCGTCGCCGTGCTGGCGTTCGTGCTGCTCGCGGCCTTCGTACCGGGGCTGCTGACCGGCTACGACCCGATCAGTGGCGTCCCGGCCGAGCGGCTGCACGGCCCGTCGCCGCGGCACTTGTTCGGCACCGACGAGACCGGCCGCGACGTCTACGCCCGGGTGGTCCACGGCGCGTCGCTCTCGCTGCGGGCCACCGCGATCGCCGTGCTCGTGGCGCTCGTCGCGGGCTCGGCGCTCGGCCTGCTCGCCGGCTTCCGCGGCGGCTGGGCGGACACGGTGATCATGCGGGTCGTCGACGTCTTCCTGGCGATCCCGCCGATCCTGCTGTCGCTGGCCCTGGTCACCGCGCTGGGTTTCGGCACGACGAACGTCGCCGTCGCCGTCGGCATCGCGAACCTCGCGTCCTTCGCACGGGTGATGCGCGCGGAAGTGCTGCGCGTGCGCAACGGCGTGTTCGTCGAGGCGGCGCGGGCCTCCGGGGTGCGCTGGTCGGGAGTGCTGCTGCGGCACGTCCTGCCGAACGCGGCGGGCCCGGTGCTCGCGCTGGCGACGCTCACCCTCGGCACGGCCGTGCTCGAAGTGTCCGCGCTGAGCTTCCTCGGCTTCGGCGCGACCCCGCCCACCCCGGAGTGGGGCGCGCTCGTCGCGGGCGGACGCAGTTTCCTGGCCACGGCCTGGTGGATGACGACGTTCCCGGGACTGACGGTGGCGGCGGTGGTCCTCGCCGCGAACCGGCTGTCGCGGGCACTGGACGGAGGCGGACGATGA
- a CDS encoding LLM class flavin-dependent oxidoreductase — MTARLHLGAFYTGVGPQFLWDDPSNADHTAIETYVSVARTLERGLFDAFFLGEGLRVRENRGRVHALDVAGRPDAITQLSALAAATTRIGLVATQNTTYNFPADLARRLSSLDFLSGGRAGWNIVTTDNAWTGANFRRGGWLAHERRYERASQFVEAALALWAGEGLVDRHTDLVNLRAAPTVPPSPQGRPVLFQAGDSPGGRELAAKYADVVFSANTAYDKALAYAEDLRARLARHGRPADAVRILPGATVVLGDTPADAAERAEDIRRRQITPQRALAFLEQYWGADLSACDPHGPLPDIEPVEGELDPSRGTIPIADRTGKLDRVKRWRELAEAKNLSIHQLVLEVQPRQHGFVGTPGQVADEWARYVRTRAVDGFNISPHLVPAALDDIVDRLVPELQDRGVYRTEYEGTTLREHLELP; from the coding sequence ATGACCGCGCGGCTGCACCTGGGCGCGTTCTACACCGGCGTCGGCCCGCAGTTCCTGTGGGACGACCCGTCGAACGCCGACCACACCGCGATCGAAACGTACGTGTCGGTGGCCCGGACCCTCGAACGCGGGCTGTTCGACGCGTTCTTCCTCGGCGAAGGGCTGCGGGTGCGGGAGAACCGCGGCCGCGTCCACGCCCTCGACGTCGCAGGCCGCCCGGACGCGATCACCCAGCTGAGCGCGCTGGCCGCCGCGACCACCCGGATCGGGCTGGTCGCCACCCAGAACACCACCTACAACTTCCCGGCCGACCTCGCCCGCCGGCTGTCCTCTTTGGACTTCCTGTCCGGCGGCCGGGCGGGCTGGAACATCGTCACCACCGACAACGCCTGGACCGGCGCCAACTTCCGCCGCGGCGGCTGGCTCGCCCACGAACGCCGCTACGAACGGGCTTCGCAGTTCGTCGAAGCGGCGCTGGCACTGTGGGCCGGCGAGGGTCTGGTGGACCGGCACACCGACCTGGTCAACCTGCGGGCGGCCCCGACCGTGCCGCCGAGCCCGCAGGGCCGCCCGGTGCTGTTCCAGGCCGGCGACTCCCCCGGCGGCCGCGAACTGGCGGCCAAGTACGCGGACGTCGTCTTTTCCGCCAACACCGCCTACGACAAGGCGCTGGCCTACGCCGAGGACCTGCGCGCCCGGCTGGCCCGCCACGGCCGTCCCGCGGACGCCGTCCGGATCCTGCCCGGCGCGACCGTCGTCCTCGGCGACACCCCCGCCGACGCGGCCGAGCGCGCGGAGGACATCCGGCGCCGCCAGATCACCCCGCAGCGCGCGCTGGCGTTCCTGGAGCAGTACTGGGGCGCGGATCTGTCGGCCTGCGACCCCCACGGCCCGCTACCGGACATCGAACCCGTCGAGGGTGAACTGGACCCGTCGCGCGGGACGATCCCGATCGCCGACCGGACCGGGAAGCTCGACCGGGTCAAGCGGTGGCGGGAGCTGGCGGAGGCGAAGAACCTGTCCATCCACCAGCTGGTCCTCGAAGTCCAGCCGCGTCAGCACGGCTTCGTGGGCACGCCGGGGCAGGTCGCCGACGAATGGGCGCGGTACGTGCGCACTCGCGCGGTGGACGGGTTCAACATCAGCCCGCACCTGGTCCCGGCGGCGCTCGACGACATCGTCGACCGGCTGGTACCCGAGCTGCAGGACCGCGGCGTTTACCGGACGGAGTACGAAGGCACGACGTTGCGCGAACACTTGGAGCTGCCTTAG
- a CDS encoding BTAD domain-containing putative transcriptional regulator — MLRTADPFPRTSFRVLGLLQVRGREPVVVTARRQQVVLALLLLNGNRVVPLEVLLDALWGAGPPATARAQVQTCVSALRRALAKAGLGERISARGSGYCLDLAPGELDLHEFETLVARGRAARRPEEARAAFREALALWRGEPLTGIDSGVVRAHQVRIAQRRVEVLEDCLDAELELGLHREVVGEIAVLTEEYPLRERFVLQLMTALHRCGRRVEALAAYRAVRRRFVDELGLEPGAALRELHQDILAGSSEAPASGRAVPRMLPARLPYFTGHERLLAGLRRGLTDDGPGAAVVTVLTGRGGAGKSAVAAEAARRAAPAFPDGVLYARLAEEDAAEVLARFLHALGVPPAEIPEELDGRAALYRSVLAGRRVLTVLEDAASLARVTPFVADARGCRLLITTHARVPSLPGVSVAELDVLDGAEGVELLSALVGEDRVTAELSDAVELVELCGGLPLAVTAAATHVAARPGRTLAQAVARLRAEGDRIGRLGAGVRAAVGRGLGDLPASARELFGRLALLPAGSWAGWAATALADVGPAEAADALEALVDARLVDVAGTRYRLPSLTRLLALELLAAQPLPARAAAARRLFGAWLHLTDEVRGAAAGGVPRTPVPAEVGDPGTWYDRESAGLLAAVRQAADAGEPGYCAELALAVADLAGGRGRYADWRESGETALRAVVARGDRRTEAALERSLGELAVRESRFADAAGRITRALTAGEQAGGMSWEELVREVLAGVDRARATVVAEPVSLASWSGEPGRPTARRHREQRWGATSSSWRPTAPSRTGPPGRRAARVTAACRAPARSRGGASRSTPRKPDRAGFRNSRD, encoded by the coding sequence GTGCTCCGCACCGCCGATCCCTTTCCCCGCACCAGCTTCCGGGTGTTGGGCCTGCTGCAGGTCCGCGGCCGCGAGCCGGTCGTCGTGACCGCCCGCCGCCAGCAGGTGGTGCTCGCGCTGCTGCTGCTCAACGGCAACCGCGTGGTGCCGCTGGAGGTGCTGCTCGACGCGCTGTGGGGCGCCGGGCCGCCCGCGACGGCCCGGGCGCAGGTCCAGACCTGCGTGTCGGCCCTGCGTCGCGCGCTGGCGAAAGCCGGGCTGGGCGAACGGATCTCCGCGCGGGGCAGTGGCTACTGCCTCGACCTCGCGCCCGGTGAGCTGGACCTGCACGAGTTCGAGACGCTGGTGGCCCGCGGACGGGCCGCGCGTCGGCCGGAAGAGGCGCGCGCCGCGTTCCGCGAGGCGCTGGCGCTGTGGCGCGGGGAACCGCTGACCGGTATCGACAGCGGGGTCGTGCGCGCCCACCAGGTCCGCATCGCGCAGCGGCGCGTGGAGGTCCTGGAGGACTGCCTGGACGCCGAGCTCGAGCTGGGTCTGCACCGGGAGGTCGTCGGCGAGATCGCGGTGCTGACCGAGGAATACCCGCTGCGCGAGCGGTTCGTGCTGCAGCTGATGACCGCGCTGCACCGGTGCGGGCGCCGGGTCGAGGCGCTCGCCGCCTACCGGGCCGTGCGCCGCCGCTTCGTCGACGAACTGGGCCTGGAGCCCGGCGCCGCGCTGCGCGAGCTGCACCAGGACATCCTCGCCGGTTCGAGCGAGGCGCCCGCGAGCGGCCGCGCGGTGCCGCGGATGCTGCCCGCGCGCCTGCCCTACTTCACCGGGCACGAGCGCCTGCTGGCGGGGCTGCGGCGGGGCCTGACCGACGACGGGCCCGGCGCCGCGGTGGTCACGGTCCTCACCGGACGCGGCGGGGCGGGCAAGTCCGCCGTGGCGGCGGAGGCCGCGCGCCGCGCCGCGCCGGCGTTCCCCGACGGCGTGCTCTACGCGCGGCTCGCCGAGGAGGACGCCGCCGAGGTGCTGGCGCGGTTCCTGCACGCACTCGGCGTGCCTCCGGCGGAGATCCCCGAGGAGCTGGACGGCCGCGCCGCGCTGTACCGCAGCGTGCTCGCCGGGCGCCGGGTCCTGACCGTGCTGGAGGACGCGGCGAGCCTGGCGCGCGTCACGCCGTTCGTCGCGGACGCCCGGGGCTGCCGGCTGCTCATCACCACCCACGCCCGCGTGCCGTCCCTGCCTGGCGTGTCGGTGGCCGAGCTCGACGTGCTGGACGGCGCGGAGGGCGTCGAGCTGCTGTCCGCGCTGGTCGGCGAGGACCGCGTGACGGCTGAGCTGTCGGACGCGGTGGAGCTGGTCGAGCTGTGCGGCGGCCTGCCACTGGCCGTGACGGCGGCCGCCACGCACGTCGCGGCCCGGCCGGGGCGCACGCTGGCCCAGGCGGTGGCCCGGCTGCGGGCCGAAGGCGACCGGATCGGCCGGCTCGGCGCGGGCGTCCGCGCCGCCGTCGGGCGCGGCCTGGGGGACCTGCCGGCGTCGGCCCGGGAGCTGTTCGGGCGGCTGGCGCTGCTGCCCGCGGGCAGCTGGGCGGGGTGGGCCGCGACGGCGCTGGCCGACGTCGGCCCGGCCGAAGCGGCCGACGCGCTGGAGGCGCTGGTCGACGCGCGTCTCGTCGACGTCGCCGGCACCCGCTACCGGCTGCCGTCGCTGACCCGGTTGCTCGCGCTGGAACTGCTGGCAGCGCAGCCACTTCCGGCGCGGGCGGCGGCGGCCCGGCGGCTCTTCGGCGCGTGGCTGCACCTGACCGACGAAGTGCGGGGTGCCGCGGCCGGCGGGGTGCCGCGGACGCCCGTTCCGGCCGAGGTCGGTGACCCGGGCACCTGGTACGACCGCGAGTCCGCCGGTCTGCTGGCCGCGGTGCGCCAAGCCGCCGACGCCGGGGAACCGGGGTATTGCGCGGAACTCGCACTGGCGGTGGCCGACCTGGCGGGCGGGCGCGGCCGGTACGCGGACTGGCGCGAAAGCGGCGAAACGGCGTTGCGCGCGGTGGTGGCGAGGGGCGATCGCCGGACCGAGGCGGCGCTCGAGCGTTCACTCGGAGAGCTGGCGGTCCGCGAAAGCCGCTTCGCCGACGCGGCGGGCCGGATCACTCGCGCCCTCACCGCCGGCGAGCAAGCGGGCGGGATGAGCTGGGAGGAGCTGGTTCGCGAGGTCCTCGCCGGGGTCGACCGGGCCCGCGCCACGGTGGTGGCCGAGCCGGTGTCACTGGCGTCGTGGTCCGGGGAGCCGGGGCGGCCAACCGCACGGCGTCACCGCGAACAGCGTTGGGGCGCAACCAGTTCGAGCTGGCGGCCGACCGCGCCCAGCCGGACGGGACCCCCCGGTCGGCGGGCCGCGCGGGTCACCGCCGCCTGCCGCGCCCCCGCCCGATCTCGTGGCGGCGCGAGTCGGAGTACCCCGAGGAAGCCTGACCGGGCCGGTTTCCGGAACTCGCGTGATTGA
- a CDS encoding LLM class flavin-dependent oxidoreductase → MTSRSLHVAVELDGALSPGALAGTVTTAERAGFTFATFDDSPLGGPRLDATSRAAYVATLTDRLGLAPAANVTTAEPFHLAAQLAGLDHASHGRAAWVVGADGSAEALATVGGSRLTPDAVHREAAEVVEVVRRLWDSWDDDAVIKDVATGRYLDPDKVHHVGFTGTRFSVMGPLITPRPPQGRPVVLASDALAEAVRPDIALVGGAGLDDVRGRARRARDTGAALVFAEVEVVLDAQRAPAGRGPRRDRLRYTGSAPGLTELLGWLATGVDGVRLHPAEPATDLPVLAGEVLPALRAEGLLVPPAPGATLRESLGLARPVSRFAAGGAA, encoded by the coding sequence ATGACTTCTCGCAGCCTGCACGTCGCCGTGGAGCTGGACGGCGCGCTGTCCCCCGGCGCGCTGGCGGGCACCGTCACGACCGCCGAACGGGCCGGGTTCACCTTCGCCACCTTCGACGACTCGCCGCTCGGTGGCCCGCGGCTCGACGCCACCAGCCGGGCGGCCTACGTCGCCACGCTGACCGACCGGCTCGGGCTGGCCCCGGCCGCGAACGTCACCACGGCCGAGCCGTTCCACCTGGCCGCGCAGCTGGCCGGTCTCGACCACGCTTCGCACGGGCGCGCGGCCTGGGTCGTCGGCGCCGACGGCTCGGCCGAGGCACTGGCGACCGTCGGCGGCTCCCGGCTCACCCCGGACGCGGTGCACCGCGAAGCCGCCGAGGTCGTCGAAGTCGTGCGCCGGCTGTGGGATTCGTGGGACGACGACGCCGTGATCAAGGACGTCGCCACCGGCCGGTACCTCGACCCGGACAAGGTCCACCACGTCGGCTTCACCGGGACGCGGTTCTCGGTCATGGGGCCGTTGATCACCCCGCGGCCGCCGCAGGGCCGGCCGGTGGTGCTCGCGTCCGACGCACTGGCCGAGGCCGTCCGTCCGGACATCGCGCTCGTGGGTGGTGCCGGGCTCGACGACGTCCGCGGCCGCGCCCGGCGCGCTCGCGACACCGGAGCTGCCCTGGTTTTCGCCGAGGTCGAAGTGGTCCTCGACGCCCAGCGCGCCCCGGCCGGGCGGGGTCCGCGGCGGGACCGGCTGCGCTACACCGGATCCGCGCCCGGCCTGACCGAGCTGCTGGGCTGGCTGGCCACCGGCGTCGACGGCGTCCGGCTGCACCCGGCCGAGCCGGCGACCGACCTGCCGGTACTGGCCGGCGAGGTCCTGCCGGCCCTGCGCGCCGAAGGCCTGCTCGTCCCGCCCGCGCCGGGCGCCACCCTGCGCGAGTCGCTCGGCCTCGCCCGCCCGGTGAGCCGGTTCGCGGCCGGGGGTGCGGCATGA
- a CDS encoding ABC transporter ATP-binding protein translates to MTLLRISDLAVSYRSVPAVRDVGFDVGAGEVVAVVGESGSGKSTTAHAAIGLLPRGGRVDGGSITFEGRDLLALSSRQWRSVRGREIALVPQDPAVSLNPVHRIGDQVAEVLKIHGLADRRSASVQAIELLERAGVPDPSVRGRQYPHQLSGGLRQRVLIAAALAGRPKLIIADEPTSALDVTVQRRILDHLTSLARESGTAILLITHDLGVAADRASRIVVLSQGSVVEEGPSVVSAPVHPYTRQLVAAAPSLSDLRRPPAPAAEPLVSVRDLAKTFEGGIRAVDGVSFDIPRGQTLALVGESGSGKTTTARMVLRLETPTAGSIAFDGEDITDLRGDELRRLRRRMQIVYQNPYASLNPKFSIEDVVAEPLRAFRLPRTRVPELLDQVALPASVARRKPAELSGGQRQRVAIARALALRPDLVVCDEPVSALDVSVQAQILALLAELQSSLGLSYLFISHDLAVVRQLADQVGVMRAGALVELGPAARVLEEPESEYTKELLAAIPGRRAFSRHVDAFAEP, encoded by the coding sequence ATGACCCTGCTGCGCATCTCGGACCTGGCCGTGTCGTACCGGTCGGTCCCGGCCGTGCGTGACGTCGGGTTCGACGTCGGCGCGGGCGAAGTGGTCGCCGTCGTCGGCGAATCGGGCTCGGGCAAGTCGACGACCGCGCACGCGGCGATCGGCCTGCTCCCGCGCGGCGGCCGCGTCGACGGCGGCTCGATCACGTTCGAGGGCCGGGACCTGCTCGCGCTGTCGTCCCGGCAATGGCGCTCGGTGCGCGGCCGCGAGATCGCGCTGGTGCCGCAGGACCCGGCGGTGTCGCTGAACCCGGTGCACCGGATCGGCGACCAGGTCGCGGAGGTGCTGAAGATCCACGGCCTCGCGGATCGGCGTTCGGCGTCGGTGCAGGCGATCGAACTGCTGGAACGGGCGGGCGTACCCGATCCGTCGGTGCGGGGCCGCCAGTACCCGCACCAGCTGTCGGGCGGGCTGCGGCAGCGCGTGCTGATCGCGGCGGCACTGGCCGGGCGGCCGAAGCTGATCATCGCGGACGAGCCGACGTCGGCGCTGGACGTCACGGTGCAGCGCCGGATCCTCGACCACCTGACTTCCTTGGCTCGGGAATCGGGAACGGCGATCCTGCTGATCACGCACGACCTCGGCGTCGCGGCCGACCGGGCGTCGCGGATCGTGGTGCTCTCGCAGGGCTCGGTCGTCGAGGAGGGGCCGTCGGTGGTCAGCGCGCCGGTGCACCCGTACACGCGGCAGCTGGTCGCGGCGGCACCGAGCCTGTCGGACCTCCGGCGGCCGCCCGCGCCGGCCGCCGAGCCGCTGGTCTCGGTGCGGGACCTGGCCAAGACGTTCGAAGGCGGGATCCGCGCGGTGGACGGCGTTTCGTTCGACATCCCGCGCGGGCAGACCTTGGCACTGGTGGGCGAGTCGGGCTCGGGCAAGACGACGACGGCCCGCATGGTGCTGCGGCTCGAAACACCGACGGCGGGTTCGATCGCGTTCGACGGCGAGGACATCACGGATTTGCGGGGCGACGAGCTGCGGCGGCTGCGGCGGCGGATGCAGATCGTGTACCAGAACCCGTACGCGTCGCTGAACCCGAAGTTCTCGATCGAGGACGTGGTGGCGGAGCCGTTGCGGGCGTTCCGGCTTCCGCGCACGCGGGTCCCGGAGCTGCTCGACCAGGTCGCCCTGCCCGCGTCGGTGGCGCGGCGGAAGCCGGCGGAACTGTCGGGCGGCCAGCGCCAGCGGGTGGCGATCGCCCGGGCGCTGGCGCTGCGCCCGGACCTGGTGGTGTGCGACGAACCGGTGTCGGCGCTGGACGTCTCGGTGCAGGCGCAGATCCTGGCGTTGCTGGCGGAACTGCAGTCCTCGCTGGGGCTGTCGTACCTGTTCATTTCGCACGACCTGGCGGTGGTCCGGCAGCTGGCGGACCAGGTGGGCGTGATGCGCGCAGGGGCGTTGGTGGAGCTCGGCCCGGCGGCGCGGGTCCTGGAGGAACCGGAGTCGGAGTACACGAAGGAACTGCTGGCGGCGATTCCCGGGCGCCGCGCGTTTTCCCGGCACGTGGATGCTTTTGCCGAGCCGTGA
- a CDS encoding ABC transporter permease, whose protein sequence is MRRYLLRRVGQAVFVLWAAFTLSFLILYLLPGDAVSAKLAGGEAGASMTPGQVAAARAEYGFDSPLPVQYLKRLVSALHGDFGRSVATGDDATHMVVTALPPTLAVTGLALVFAVLFGGGSAFLGTFTRFRWLRQALLSLPSLAISLPPFWVGLLLIQFFSFRLRLLPALGTQGFSAVILPAVTLALPTGAIIGQVLAKSLATQQEEPYAEIAAAKGASRWRVHFGHLLRNAAVPALTVAGVVAGNLVAGSVITETVFSRDGVGRITAAAVTAQDVPVVQAVIVLAALVFVVLNLVVDLLYPLLDPRIARTPEVARG, encoded by the coding sequence GTGAGGCGCTACCTCCTCCGCCGCGTCGGGCAGGCGGTGTTCGTGCTCTGGGCGGCGTTCACGCTGTCGTTCCTGATCCTCTACCTGTTGCCGGGTGACGCCGTTTCGGCGAAGCTCGCCGGCGGGGAGGCCGGGGCGTCGATGACGCCGGGGCAGGTCGCCGCGGCCCGCGCGGAGTACGGCTTCGACTCCCCGTTGCCCGTGCAGTACCTGAAGCGGCTGGTCTCGGCCCTGCACGGCGACTTCGGCCGCAGTGTCGCGACCGGCGACGACGCGACGCACATGGTCGTCACGGCGTTGCCGCCGACGCTCGCCGTGACCGGGCTGGCGCTGGTGTTCGCGGTGCTGTTCGGCGGCGGCTCGGCGTTCCTCGGCACCTTCACGCGGTTCCGCTGGCTGCGCCAGGCCCTGCTGTCCCTGCCGTCGCTGGCCATCTCGCTGCCGCCGTTCTGGGTCGGCCTGCTGCTGATCCAGTTCTTTTCGTTCCGCCTGCGGCTGCTGCCCGCCCTGGGCACGCAGGGCTTTTCCGCGGTGATCCTGCCCGCCGTCACGCTGGCCCTGCCGACGGGCGCGATCATCGGGCAGGTGCTGGCGAAGAGCCTGGCGACGCAGCAGGAGGAGCCGTACGCGGAGATCGCCGCCGCCAAGGGCGCGAGCCGCTGGCGCGTCCACTTCGGACACCTGCTGCGCAACGCCGCCGTGCCGGCGCTGACCGTCGCCGGGGTGGTGGCGGGCAACCTCGTCGCCGGTTCGGTGATCACCGAGACGGTGTTCTCGCGCGACGGCGTCGGCCGGATCACCGCGGCCGCCGTCACCGCGCAGGACGTCCCGGTGGTGCAGGCGGTGATCGTGCTGGCCGCGCTGGTGTTCGTGGTGCTCAACCTCGTCGTCGACCTGCTGTACCCGCTGCTCGACCCGCGCATCGCGCGGACGCCGGAGGTGGCCCGTGGTTGA
- a CDS encoding TIGR03564 family F420-dependent LLM class oxidoreductase: MTIGAALPAGDLSGAANSVEALLAQTREAAEAGLRSVWFSQLFDHDALTLAALAGREVPEVAVGTAVVPLYPRHPLHLAAQAQTAQAATGGRFTLGLGLGVESLLEPAFGFEYPPPITSLRESLTVLRDVFDGRRPVFDGETLTACPPLPTAVPGGGGVPIVVAAMGRQALRVAGELADGTLPFLAGPRALAEHVVPTLTKAAADAGRPEPRVIAAVPAVVTDDADTVRQIAAVHLGYYGDIPSYRRILDAEGATHAADLALIGDERTVEAGLQRYFDAGATEIVLVQSGMRSPRERLRTWQLAGSLAVRPQPR, from the coding sequence ATGACCATCGGTGCCGCCCTGCCCGCCGGCGATCTGTCCGGGGCCGCCAACAGCGTCGAAGCGCTGCTCGCCCAGACCCGTGAGGCCGCGGAGGCCGGCCTGCGCTCGGTCTGGTTCTCCCAGCTCTTCGACCACGACGCCCTCACCCTCGCCGCCCTCGCCGGGCGCGAGGTGCCCGAGGTCGCCGTCGGGACCGCCGTCGTTCCGCTCTACCCGCGGCACCCGCTCCACCTCGCCGCGCAGGCGCAGACCGCGCAGGCGGCCACCGGCGGGCGGTTCACCCTCGGGCTGGGCCTCGGCGTGGAAAGCCTGCTGGAACCCGCGTTCGGCTTCGAATACCCGCCGCCCATCACGTCGCTGCGCGAATCGCTCACCGTCCTGCGCGACGTCTTCGACGGCCGCCGCCCGGTGTTCGACGGGGAGACCCTCACCGCCTGCCCGCCCCTGCCCACGGCCGTGCCCGGCGGTGGCGGTGTCCCGATCGTCGTCGCCGCGATGGGCCGGCAGGCGCTGCGCGTGGCCGGGGAGCTCGCCGACGGCACCCTCCCGTTCCTGGCCGGCCCGCGCGCGCTCGCCGAGCACGTCGTGCCCACGCTCACCAAGGCCGCCGCCGACGCGGGGCGGCCCGAACCGCGGGTGATCGCGGCCGTCCCGGCGGTGGTGACCGACGACGCCGACACGGTCCGGCAGATCGCCGCGGTCCACCTGGGCTACTACGGTGACATCCCGTCCTACCGCCGCATCCTCGACGCCGAAGGCGCCACGCACGCGGCCGACCTCGCGCTGATCGGCGACGAGCGCACGGTCGAGGCGGGCCTGCAGCGGTACTTCGACGCGGGCGCCACGGAGATCGTCCTCGTCCAGTCCGGCATGCGGTCCCCGCGCGAGCGGCTGCGCACCTGGCAGCTGGCGGGGTCGCTCGCCGTCCGGCCGCAGCCGCGCTAA